The region TAATAAGAGGAGATAAAGACATCCCATACCATGTGATCATTGAGGTTATGGATAGAGTTAGGCTAGGAGGCGCTAGTGAGGTAAGTCTTTCCGTAGAGCAAAAGAAGTAGTATGAAGATTCCTTTTTACAAGCCTCCCGTAAGCGTGTGGGACTATATTGAGGTGTTCAAAACTCTCAGAACGGGATGGCTTACAACCGGAAAGAGAAACAAAGAGTTTTCTCTCCTTCTAGCTAGATACATAGGAGTTAGCGAGAATAATATAAGATTAGTTTCTTCTTGCACTGCAGGGCTACACCTGGTTTTTGACGCTTTCGGACTAAAAGGTTATGATGTTCTAATTCCTGCAATAACATTTATATCACCAGTGGAAATGGCCTTACTTTCAGGAGCAAAGCCTGTTATAGTGGATGTTGAGGATGAGTATATCACAATCTCACCCAATGACTGCGAGAGAAGAATAACAAAAAGAACTAAAGCTATAGTCCCCACCTATTATGGTGGAAATCCTTATGACATTGATAGTATATTATCTTTCGCTAAATCTTATAATTTGATAGTTATTGAGGATTCCGCACATGCCTTTGGAAGCGAATATGGTGGAATTAGGGTAGGTAATACCGAAAAAATGGGAGTAGATGCAAGTGTATTCAGTTTTTACTCTACAAAAACACTTCAAACAGGAGAAGGAGGAGCAATATCTACCCACAATGACCAAGTGCTTGAGAAAATATCTAAAACATATCTTCACGGAATGGATAAAAATGCCTGGAGAAGGTACCAAGAGAATATACCTCTGTACGATATAACTGAAGTTGGGTTTAAATACAACTTTCCGGACATTCTAGCTTCAATAGGAATAGCTCAGCTTAAAATCTTTGAGAAAGCCCAGAGGGAAAGACTGAGAGTGTGGAATACCTATCAGGAAATTTTAAGTAATATTGAAGGTATCAGGCTACCAAAAGTTAGACCTTTATCTACCCATTCCTTGCACCTTTTTGTGATAAGACTTAGGCTAGAAATGTGGAAAGTGGATAGGAACGAATTTATATCTCTTCTTGCTGAGCGTGGCATAGGCACAAGTGTTCACTTTACACCAGTTTATAGATTCTCAAAATACAGAGAGTTACTGGGGTCAAAGTTTTCAGATTATCCGGTAGCAGAAAAGGTTTTTAGAGAAATAGTATCTTTACCAATCTACCCAGGACTCTCAAATAGACACCTTGAGTATATATGTTCCACAATAACAGATATCTGGAAAAAATACCGAAGGTAATTCTTATCAGAAAAGCCTGATAGCAAGATATGGTCTTGGATCTACAAACTCTGTGCCGATTCTTACCTCATAATGCAGATGGTATCCTGTAGCTCTACCCGACATTCCTATAGCACCTATAACTTCCCCCTTCCTAACATACTGTCCCTCTGAAACATACACAGCCATTAAATGTCCATAGACAGTTGTAAATCCGTATTTATGTGTTATCTTTACAACTTTGCCATAACCCCCAGACCAGCCAGCAAAAGACACAACTCCATCTGCCGTAGCAATCACTGGCGTTCCAGGCCAATGTGCTATATCAATTCCTGAATGGAATTTAGCAAAATTCATAAATGGATCTCTCCTATGCCCAAATGTTGAAGTCACAGTCCCACCACCATCCTTAACAGGCCATATGGAAGGTATATAAGCTATAACCTTTCGCGAATTTTCCACAAATGTTGCAAACTTTTGCATCTGAACCTTATACATCTCTATCTCCTTCCTCAGTCTATACAATTCATCTATCTCCCTAGGCCTGGTATATATCACCTCATCAACAGAGTTTCTTGACTTCTCTTCCTTCTCCTCCAAACTATAAGGATAGTTTATGCTCTCACTGAAAGTCTGTGACGTTGTCAGGGAGAATATTCTATTGACATCAGACCTAAAACTAGCAAACCTATCTTTGAGCAAATTAGCGTTGTTCTTGAAATTGTTTATATACTGATCCTTTATCTCATTCTGTTTCTCCAGTCTTACTACCTTCTGATCAGTCATTTTCCTATTTGATACTGCTATTACCGATGTTATTACTATGACTGTTAGAATCACAAGCACAAAAAGCAAAGCAAAATTTGAAATATGAATGGTGACAACTTTTTTTTCAGAATGTGGCACAAGCATTATCGTCAGCTTCTCGTGTCCCCACTTTTGAATTTCCGAACTTTTTATCTTCAACCATCTTCTAACTTCATACCACACAGGGCCAACTTTTTCCTGAAGCTTCACAAAAAACTTTTTCATACCTACCCACCCCCTGCTTACTTTCTACTTACTTACTTTCTACTCATTTTCGGCATCTAGTTACACCAAACTCTATATAATTGTAATCAATAATCCACACCTTTTTCAACAATCCTGGAAAAGGGTGCAACAGATTCCAAAATTTGAAGATTACATGCAAATCATTAATATTCTTAGTATCCATCAATCATTGATATTGCAATCTTCTTCTGTAACCCCATAAACCAGATATCACAAAACACAAACAGATACAACCTTCTCAAGAATGATAACACAACGATAGTACTTTACACTCGTAGATACCGACCTTCTCCTCACTCCTAATCCATCACACTCACAGGAAAACATTTCTAGTCTACTTGTTGGTGTTTAGGTTCGTAAAACCAACTTATGTGGGAAAAAGCACTAACGAAAAGCAAAACAATCAAATTAGGTGTAAGTTCTTCTCATTTCTCTAAAAAGCCCTATCGGAACTGAGTAAATACCTCTTCCAACAAACACCTAGAAGATTTAGTATGAAGTGAAATTTTGTAACTTGACTAATGCTACCTAGGACCGAAGGAAGTAAGCAAAAAGTCTAGAATCTTACTCGCTCACCTAATAGAAAGTTGGATTCAAAGTATGGTAAATTGAATAAATATCCTTCTCTCCTTGAAAATTATCTAGGGAAAGAGATGGTAAACTTAAGATTTGCTCCAAGTCCAACGGGTTACTTACACTTGGGCAATGTCAGGACCGCGATATTCAATTATCTATACGCTAGAAAGAACAACGGTAAGTTTATTCTGAGAATAGAAGATACCGACCTTCAAAGATCAGAGAAAGTTTTTGTTGACGCCATAAAGAGAGACTTAGAATGGCTTGGATTACATTGGGATGAAATATACTTTCAAAGTGACAGATTTGACATCTACAGAGAGTATGCTGAAAAACTGATTCAAGAAGGTAGGGCATACTACTGCACTTGCTCAAAAGACGAAATTAGAGAAAGACAAAAGGATAGTGCTAATATAAAATTCGGAGTGAAATACGACAGGCACTGCAGAGGAAGAAGCAAAAAGCCAATGGAAGAGCACGTAATAAGATTTGACATAGGAGAATTTAACTACGTTGAATACGAAGACGTGGTCAAA is a window of Brevinematia bacterium DNA encoding:
- a CDS encoding DegT/DnrJ/EryC1/StrS family aminotransferase codes for the protein MKIPFYKPPVSVWDYIEVFKTLRTGWLTTGKRNKEFSLLLARYIGVSENNIRLVSSCTAGLHLVFDAFGLKGYDVLIPAITFISPVEMALLSGAKPVIVDVEDEYITISPNDCERRITKRTKAIVPTYYGGNPYDIDSILSFAKSYNLIVIEDSAHAFGSEYGGIRVGNTEKMGVDASVFSFYSTKTLQTGEGGAISTHNDQVLEKISKTYLHGMDKNAWRRYQENIPLYDITEVGFKYNFPDILASIGIAQLKIFEKAQRERLRVWNTYQEILSNIEGIRLPKVRPLSTHSLHLFVIRLRLEMWKVDRNEFISLLAERGIGTSVHFTPVYRFSKYRELLGSKFSDYPVAEKVFREIVSLPIYPGLSNRHLEYICSTITDIWKKYRR
- a CDS encoding M23 family metallopeptidase, with protein sequence MKKFFVKLQEKVGPVWYEVRRWLKIKSSEIQKWGHEKLTIMLVPHSEKKVVTIHISNFALLFVLVILTVIVITSVIAVSNRKMTDQKVVRLEKQNEIKDQYINNFKNNANLLKDRFASFRSDVNRIFSLTTSQTFSESINYPYSLEEKEEKSRNSVDEVIYTRPREIDELYRLRKEIEMYKVQMQKFATFVENSRKVIAYIPSIWPVKDGGGTVTSTFGHRRDPFMNFAKFHSGIDIAHWPGTPVIATADGVVSFAGWSGGYGKVVKITHKYGFTTVYGHLMAVYVSEGQYVRKGEVIGAIGMSGRATGYHLHYEVRIGTEFVDPRPYLAIRLF